The genome window TATCGCTGCCTTCACAAGAAGGTGTGCGTGCGATGCGTTGACTCCGATGTTTGATCTACCTACTAGTAGGCAGGCAACATTAAAGGAATCTTCCGATGCAAACTCATTCTTCCCTCCAGTCCAATTGGCTGCGATCCTATTATTTCACCCGCGCCGCCTTCTCGATGATCTGGATTGCCGCCGCCATTCTTCTTGCCGGGCAGCCACGCGCCGTAGCCTTTCTGCTGGTGCTCTATCCCTTGTGGGACGCGCTGGCCAATCTGATCGACGCCAGGGTCAATGGCGGCCTGCAGGCCAACCCGTCGCAAACGTTGAATGTCGCCGTCAGCACGGTCACGGCGCTCGCCGTTGTCATCGCGATCAGCAATAGCACCTACGCCGTCCTCGCCGTGTTCGGAGCTTGGGCGATCCTCTCGGGCCTGTTGCAGCTCTATACCGGCGTAAGGCGCTGGCGGACCAACGGCGCACAATGGGTCATGATCCTGAGCGGCGCGCAATCGGCCCTTGCCGGCGGCTTCATGATCAGCCAATCGTTTGGCGCCGCCGCGCCGACGATCCTGGATATCGTGCCCTATGCCGGGTTCGGCGCATTCTACTTCCTGCTGTCCTCGATCTGGCTTGTCGTCGCAGCCTTTCGCAAGGCACATGCATAGGCGTTGCCCGGTCGCATGGCGGCAATCTGAAACGATTGCCGCCCGAGGCCAGGCACCGCTACTCTCGGCAGCACGAGATTTGCGGGAGACGACCACCTCCTTTCGCGCTATGAAGAGCGATCACAGTTCCCGCCCATAGACCCCGAGGTCACTCCCATGGCTTTGAAAGTTCTTTTCATTGGCGGCACCGGCCAAATCTCCCATCCATGCGTCGAACGCGCCATTGCCGAGGGTCACCATGTCAGCGTCTTCAATCGCGGCTTGAAAAGCGCCGCCTTGCCTGACGGAGTGACCTCGATCGTCGGGGAGCTCGGATCGA of Rhizobium sp. BT04 contains these proteins:
- a CDS encoding DUF308 domain-containing protein, whose translation is MQTHSSLQSNWLRSYYFTRAAFSMIWIAAAILLAGQPRAVAFLLVLYPLWDALANLIDARVNGGLQANPSQTLNVAVSTVTALAVVIAISNSTYAVLAVFGAWAILSGLLQLYTGVRRWRTNGAQWVMILSGAQSALAGGFMISQSFGAAAPTILDIVPYAGFGAFYFLLSSIWLVVAAFRKAHA